ATCCGCCAGTGCCACCCAGGTGGCCAGGTGGCTACAGTAGATCTCCCCGCCCGCCGCCTGGTAGTCGTTGTGTGGATTCCGGAAGCCAGGGGGAAACTTGAAGCCGCTGTCGTCCCGGTGATAGGCCTGGTGGTCCTCGTCGCCCGGCGCCGCGCGGTCCATTTTCGTGAAGTTGCAGTGAAACAGCCGGGGCATGCCCATGGTCAGCCCCGCCACCACGCGTATGATCTCCGGATCGGCATTCAGTTCCTGGAATAACCGGTGTCCGTACTGGATGTGGTCCAGGTGCGTCTTGTACGGCTCCTGCCGGTGCCTGAGGACCGGCGCGGGTATCTCGGACTCGTCGGCTGTCAACCAGTGATCGACGACCTCAAGGATACAGGCCAGGCGGTCCGGCGTGATCACGCCGCGCAGGTGAAGAAACCCCTGCAGGTCGAAATGCCACTTCTCTTCTTCCGTCAAAAGATGAGCATATTGCGACGGCATGGACGGACCTCTGACGTTTCAAAAGGCAAACAACGCAGGCGCGTGGGCACCGTCTCGCTTCAGGTCCCCTACCGGCCAGGCCCTAACGGCCCAGCCAACCCCCGTCGACGGCCAGTACCGCACCGTGGACATAGTCGGAAGCGTCCGAACTGAGATAGACGGCGGCGCCGCCCAGGTCTTTCGGCGCGCCCCACCGTCCGGCGGGGATCCGCTCCGATATGGACCTGGAACGCTCCGGGTCATGCTGAAGGGCCGACGTGAGGTCGGTGGCGATATAGCCCGGCGCGATGGCGTTTACGTTGACGCCTTTGGAGGCCCATTCGTTGGAAAGGGCCATGACCAGCTGCCCGACCGCGCCCTTGGACGCCGCGTAGCTGGGCACGGTGATGCCGCCCTGAAAGGACAGAACGGAAGCGGTAAACACGATCTTTCCGCGGCCTCGGGCAACCATGTCCCGTCCGATCTCCCGGCTCAGGATGAACGGCGCGTTGAGGTTGACGTTCATGACCGTGTCCCAGTATTCGTCGGAATGTTCGGCTGCGGGCGCCCGCAACGTAAGCCCGGCGTTGTTGATGAGGATATCGATGACCGGGAAATCGTTCTTGACCTGGTGAATGAAATCATACAGCGCGTCCCGATCGTTGAGGTCGACGCTGTAACCGGAAAACCGGCGGCCCAGGGCCGTGACGGCCCCTTCGATTTCGCTGCCGGACGACTCCA
The window above is part of the Gemmatimonadota bacterium genome. Proteins encoded here:
- a CDS encoding SDR family oxidoreductase — encoded protein: MSILDAFRLDGKTALVTGCRRGIGRGLAEALAGAGADIVGVSASMESSGSEIEGAVTALGRRFSGYSVDLNDRDALYDFIHQVKNDFPVIDILINNAGLTLRAPAAEHSDEYWDTVMNVNLNAPFILSREIGRDMVARGRGKIVFTASVLSFQGGITVPSYAASKGAVGQLVMALSNEWASKGVNVNAIAPGYIATDLTSALQHDPERSRSISERIPAGRWGAPKDLGGAAVYLSSDASDYVHGAVLAVDGGWLGR
- a CDS encoding phytanoyl-CoA dioxygenase family protein yields the protein MPSQYAHLLTEEEKWHFDLQGFLHLRGVITPDRLACILEVVDHWLTADESEIPAPVLRHRQEPYKTHLDHIQYGHRLFQELNADPEIIRVVAGLTMGMPRLFHCNFTKMDRAAPGDEDHQAYHRDDSGFKFPPGFRNPHNDYQAAGGEIYCSHLATWVALADVPESTGFSLVPGSHKSAFGTPEDLKVRHHPPVSITVPMDAGDVLVFSTHVLHDAAVWTQDYPRMNIFQRYQLSAYFNETGKGGLPFEEYRSQITEEAYELESLSKDEKAAVARMRRHFGL